In Colletotrichum higginsianum IMI 349063 chromosome 1, whole genome shotgun sequence, one genomic interval encodes:
- a CDS encoding HCNGP-like protein, translated as MGGLVAYASSDEEDEVQEAVLPLKEQLPHITQKQVRHRSRLDLRALPQPLVLTSCFVDDVKPAQPPPTTADPETQSLPDSVTIGPVQQHSVPLGPSLPPMDPQPLQGNSQDGDLSQPPTSPYTASRALLRDLTLPPVPNFDIPASPPGSPPAALEAKLSQFLDLKKKGVHFNAKLTQSAALRNPSLTDKLMGFVDLDGRAGYVTTLSPDLWNPLSEEVLPEWATRAALRQSQERVRAERAGLRKGGGPVEFVPAAIAGGGDVGSPATTEQSELLRAGKRKTGAF; from the exons ATGGGTGGCTTGGTCGCATATGCCAGCagtgacgaagaagacgaggttCAGGAGGCTGTCCTCCCACTGAAG GAACAACTCCCGCACATCACCCAGAAACAAGTGAGACACCGCAGTCGCCTAGACCTACGCGCTTTACCGCAGCCGCTCGTACTGACGAGCTGCTTTGTAGATGATGTCAAGCCAgcacaaccaccaccaacaacggCGGATCCAGAAACACAATCTTTGCCTGACAGTGTTACCATCGGCCCAGTTCAACAACATTCAGTTCCCTTAGgtccctctctccccccaaTGGACCCTCAACCACTGCAAGGCAACTCTCAGGACGGCGACCTTTCTCAACCCCCAACCTCGCCATACACAGCCTCCCGCGCTCTCCTCCGTGACCTTACTCTACCCCCAGTCCCGAACTTCGACATTCCAGCCTCGCCCCCAGGCtcaccgcccgccgccctcgaggccaagcTTTCCCAGTTCCTCGAtctcaagaagaagggcgtccACTTTAACGCCAAGCTGACCCAGTCCGCCGCTCTCCGCAACCCGAGCTTGACAGATAAGCTCATGGGCttcgtcgatctcgacggCCGCGCAGGGTACGTCACGACGTTGTCCCCGGATCTGTGGAACCCGTTGTCCGAGGAAGTGCTACCGGAGTGGGCTACGAGGGCCGCGTTGAGGCAGAGCCAAGAGAGGGTGCGCGCCGAGCGGGCGGGGTTACGGAAGGGCGGAGGGCCCGTGGAGTTTGTACCGGCGGCAATTGCCGGAGGTGGTGACGTTGGTTCCCCTGCTACGACTGAGCAGAGTGAACTATTGCGTGCTGGGAAACGGAAGACGGGCGCGTTTTGA